CCACGGTGGCGCCCTGCCGCTGCAGCACGCTCACCCAGGACGCCCGGCGCGCCTTCGCGTCCACGACGGTCATCGGCTGCTCCGCTCACGGGCCAGGTAGACCGCGCCGACGATGATGGCGGCCTGCGCCATCTGCGCGGTCGAGTAGGGCAGGTCGTGCTTGATCAGCGTGGCCGCGACCAGCTGCATGAGCAGCGCGCCCATGACGGTGCCGAGCACCCGGACCCGGCCGCCGGTCAACGGCGTGCCGCCGACCACCACGGCGGTGATGGCGGACAGCTCCACCAGCATGCCGATGTCGGCCGGGTCCGACGCCGACAGGCGTGCGGTGGACAGCACGCCCGCCACCGCGGCCAGGACGCCGCAGATCACGTACACGCCGATCAGCACCCGCCGCACCGGCAGGCCGGCCAGCGCGGACGCCGCCCGGTTGCCGCCGATCGCGACCAGCTGCCTGCCGAACGTGGTCCGCCCCACCAGCAGGGCCACGAGCACCGCGAACACCCCGGCGGCGAGCACGCTGACCGGGACGCCGAGCACGTCGCCGCTGCCCAGCCACAGGAACGCCGGGTCGTGCAGCTGGGTGAGCTGCCCGTCGGCGATCACCAGGGCCAGGCCCCGGCCGCCGACCAGCAGCGCCAGGGTCGCCACGATCGGCTGGACGCCGAGGTTCGCGACGAGCACGCCGTTGAACGCGCCCGCGACGAGCCCCGCCGCCAGGGCGACGGCCACGGCGGGCAGCGGGCCGTAGCCGAGGTAGAGCGGGATGACGGCGGCGGACAGCGCCATCACCGCGCCGACCGACAGGTCCACCCCCTCGGTGCCGATGACGAGCGCCATGCCGAGCGCCACGACGCACACCGGCGCGGCCTGCACGAGCTGGGTGCGGAAGTTGCCGATGGACAGGAAGTTCGCCGTGAACGCGATGTTGAACAGCAGCAGCGCCGCTACGGCCGCGTAGACGCCGTACTCCTGCAGCCACCGCGCGGTGCGGTGGCGGTCGAGCGCGAGCGCGGTCACGACTCCCCCGTCCCGGTGTCGCCGGCGGCGATCGCCGCGAGCACGTTGTCCTGGGTCACCTGGTCGCCGACCAGCTCACCCGCGACCGCGCCGTCCTTGAGCACCACGATCCGGTCCGCGCCGTCCAGCAGCTCCTCCAGTTCCGACGAGATCAGCAGCACCGCGAGCCCCTCACCGGCCAGCTCGTCGATCAGCGCCTGCACCTCGGCCTTCGCGCCCACGTCGATGCCGCGGGTCGGCTCGTCCAGCAGCAGCACCTCCGGCTGCGTGCACAGCCACCGGGCCAGCAGCACCTTCTGCTGGTTGCCGCCGGACAGCTCGGCGACCTTCTGCTCCGGGCTGGACACCTTGATCCGCAGCCGCCGGACGAACGCCTCCACGATCCGGTCCTGCTTCGCGCGGCTGACCACGCCGAAGCGGGACAGCCGCGGCAGGGCGGCGAGCACGATGTTCTCCCGCACCGACAGGGTGGGGACGATGCCGTCGGCCTTGCGGTCCTCGGCGAGCATGGCGATCCCGGCCCGCATCGCGCCCGGCACGCCGGAGCCGACCGCCCTGCCGCCGACCAGGACGTCGCCGGAGTCCAGCGGCAGCGCGCCGATGACGGCCCGCGCGGTCTCCGAGCGGCCGGAGCCGAGCAGCCCGGCCAGGCCGACGACCTCGCCGGGCCGGATCGACACCGACACGTCGCGCAGCCGTCGACCGCTGGTCAGGCCCCTGGCCTGGAGCACCGGCTCGCGGCCCGCGTGGTGGTCCTCGCCGAACGCGGTCACGCCGTGCTCGCGGATGTCGCCGACCGCGCGGCCGAGCATCATGGACACCAGTTCCAGCCGCGACAGGTCGGCCAGCGGCCCGGTGTGCACGCGACGGCCGTCGCGCAGCACGGTGACCCGGTCGCAGATCCGGTACAGCTCGTCCATCCGGTGGCTGACGTAGACGATCGCGGTACCGCGCTCGTGCAGCCGCCGGACGACCGAGAACAGCGTCTCGACCTCGCGCGGCTCCAACGACGACGTCGGCTCGTCCATGATCACCACGTCGACGTCGTCCGCCGCCGCGACCGCCCGCGCCAGCGCGACCATCTGCTGCGCGCCGACCGCGAGCGTCCCCAGCGGGCGGCGGACGTCGGTGACGATGCCGTACCCGGCCAGCAGCTCGGCAGCGTCGGCGTTGACCTTCCGCCAGTCGACCAGCCCCCACCGGCGCGGCTCGCGACCCAGGAACAGGTTGCCCGCCACGCTCATCAGCGGCACCAGGTTCACCTCCTGGTAGATCGTGGAGATGCCCGCCCGCCGCGCGTCCGCGGGCTTGGTGAACACCACGGGCTCGCCGCGGTGCAGCAGAACGCCGGAGGTGGGGCGGTGCACGCCCGTCAGCACCTTGATGAGGGTGGACTTGCCGGCGCCGTTCTCGCCGACCAGGGCGTGCACCTCCCCCGGCTCCACCTTGAACGACACCCGGTCCAGGGCGCGGACGCCCACGAACTCCTTGGTGACGTCGGAGACCTCCAGCGCCATCAGTACGCGTTCCCCAGCTTGGCGGTGGCGTTGGACTCGTCGTACTGGTCGTCGGAGATGATGACGTTCTCCGGGATGGCCTTGCCGTCGGCGAAGTCCTGCAACGTCTGGAAGGCCAGCGGGCCGAACCGCGGGTTGGACTCGATCACCGCGTTGTAGGCGCCGTCGGCGACGAGCTGCACGGCGTTGCGCGTGCCGTCGACCGACACGACCTTGACGTCCTCGCCGGGGGTCTTGCCCGCGGCGCGCAGCGCGGTGACCGCGCCGATGCCCATCTCGTCGTTCTCCGCGTACACGGCGGTGATGTCCGGGTTGGACTGGATCAGCTGCTCCATCACGGTCTGGCCCTTGGAGCGGTCGAACTCGCCGGTCTGCTCGGCGACCACGGTCAGGCCCGCGGGCAGGTTGTCCTTGAAGCCCTTGGTGCGGTCGACGGTGACGTTGTTGCCCGACGAGCCGAGCAGGATCGCCACCTTGCCGGTCCCGCCGGTCGCCTTCGCCATCGCCTCGGCGGCGCGCTTGCCCTGGTCGACGAAGTCGGAGCCGATGAACGTGAGGTAGTCCTCGCAGGGCTTGGAGTTGACCTTGCGGTCGACCGTGACGACCGGGACCTGCTTGGCCTTGGCGGCGTCGAGCGCGGGCTGGAGGCCGTCGGAGTTCAGCGGTGCGACGACCAGCAGCTGCGCGCCCCGGTCCAGCAGCGACTTGATGTCGCTGATCTGCTTGTTCAGGTCGCTCTGCGCGTTGGTGACCAGCAGCTTGTCCTCGGGGACGCCGAGCTTCGCGGCCTCGTCCCGGATGGACCGGGTCTCGGCGATGCGGAACGGGTTGGCTTCCTTCTCCGACTGGGAGAACCCGATGACGGCGTCCTTGACGTCGACCCGCGGGTAGCCGGTCCGCTCCCGGGAGCACCCCGTTCCGGACGACTGGGTGGCGGCGGCCGACGCGGCGGGGCCGGCGCTGCCGCTGGGGGCGTTCTGGCCCTCGCGGGCGGTGCAGGCGGTCATCAGGAGGGTCACCGCCGCCAGGGCGGCGCCGGCGCGGACGAGCTGCGACATGGGGTTGCTCCATCATCCGGGTGTTCGTGACTCACGTCACGGAAAGCTTTTTACATCGTTGATACAACGTTGTAAAGGCTTGGTCGACGGGGCTAGCATCCCGCTGGGTCGGCAGGCCCGGCACCGAATGGAGGCAGTGGTTGGCCACGCTGAAGGACGTCGCCGCCCTCGCGGGCGTGTCGGTGAAGACGGTGTCGAACGTGGTCAACGGCCATGCCTTCGTCAAGGCCGAGAACCGACGCCGCGTCGAGGAGGCCCTGATCGCCACCGGCTACCGGCCCAACCTCGGCGCGCGGAACCTGCGTCGCGGGCGCACCGGTTTCCTCGCCCTGGTCCTGCCCGAGCTGGGCATCCCCTACTTCGCCGAGCTGGCCGGGCTGGTGCTGCGGGCCGCCCAGGAGCACGAGTGGAACGTGCTGATCGAGCAGACGCTCGGCACCCGCCAGGGCGAGCGCGCGACCCTGGCGTCGCTGGGCGCGCACCTGATCGACGGCGCGATCGTCAGCCCGGAGGCGTTGCTGGAGGGCGACTTCGCCGCGCTCGCGCCCGGCATACCCGTGGTGATGCTCGGCGAGCACACCGTGGACCTGCCCATCGACCGGGTCGGCATCGACAACGTCCGCGCGGCCGAGGAGGCGGTGCGCCACCTGGTGGGGCTCGGGCGCACCCGGATCGCGGCGATCGGCGCGCACCCGTACCGGGACACGGCGGCGCAACGCCTGCGCGGCTACCGGTCGGCGCTGGCCGCGGCCGGGTTGCCGGTGCGGGACGAACTGGTGGCGACCGCCCTGAACTACCACCGCGGCGACGGCGCGACGGCCATGGCGCGGCTGCTGGCGCTGCCCGAACCGCCGGACGCGGTGTTCTGCTTCAACGACCTGCTGGCCGTCGGCGCGCTGCGGACGGCGGCCGAGCACGGGCGGCGGGTGCCGGAGGACGTGGCCGTGGTCGGGTTCGACAACAACGAGGAAGGCGCCTTCGGACGTCCGTCGCTGACCACCGTCGCGCCCGACAAGGTCGCCATCGCCGAGGCCGCCGTCGACCTGCTGCGCAAGCGGGTGGAGGACACCGCCCTGACGCCGGAGGAGGTGCGGACGCCGTTCCGGCTGGTGGTCCGGGAGA
This genomic window from Saccharothrix sp. HUAS TT1 contains:
- a CDS encoding ABC transporter permease, translated to MTALALDRHRTARWLQEYGVYAAVAALLLFNIAFTANFLSIGNFRTQLVQAAPVCVVALGMALVIGTEGVDLSVGAVMALSAAVIPLYLGYGPLPAVAVALAAGLVAGAFNGVLVANLGVQPIVATLALLVGGRGLALVIADGQLTQLHDPAFLWLGSGDVLGVPVSVLAAGVFAVLVALLVGRTTFGRQLVAIGGNRAASALAGLPVRRVLIGVYVICGVLAAVAGVLSTARLSASDPADIGMLVELSAITAVVVGGTPLTGGRVRVLGTVMGALLMQLVAATLIKHDLPYSTAQMAQAAIIVGAVYLARERSSR
- a CDS encoding sugar ABC transporter ATP-binding protein; amino-acid sequence: MALEVSDVTKEFVGVRALDRVSFKVEPGEVHALVGENGAGKSTLIKVLTGVHRPTSGVLLHRGEPVVFTKPADARRAGISTIYQEVNLVPLMSVAGNLFLGREPRRWGLVDWRKVNADAAELLAGYGIVTDVRRPLGTLAVGAQQMVALARAVAAADDVDVVIMDEPTSSLEPREVETLFSVVRRLHERGTAIVYVSHRMDELYRICDRVTVLRDGRRVHTGPLADLSRLELVSMMLGRAVGDIREHGVTAFGEDHHAGREPVLQARGLTSGRRLRDVSVSIRPGEVVGLAGLLGSGRSETARAVIGALPLDSGDVLVGGRAVGSGVPGAMRAGIAMLAEDRKADGIVPTLSVRENIVLAALPRLSRFGVVSRAKQDRIVEAFVRRLRIKVSSPEQKVAELSGGNQQKVLLARWLCTQPEVLLLDEPTRGIDVGAKAEVQALIDELAGEGLAVLLISSELEELLDGADRIVVLKDGAVAGELVGDQVTQDNVLAAIAAGDTGTGES
- a CDS encoding ABC transporter substrate-binding protein codes for the protein MSQLVRAGAALAAVTLLMTACTAREGQNAPSGSAGPAASAAATQSSGTGCSRERTGYPRVDVKDAVIGFSQSEKEANPFRIAETRSIRDEAAKLGVPEDKLLVTNAQSDLNKQISDIKSLLDRGAQLLVVAPLNSDGLQPALDAAKAKQVPVVTVDRKVNSKPCEDYLTFIGSDFVDQGKRAAEAMAKATGGTGKVAILLGSSGNNVTVDRTKGFKDNLPAGLTVVAEQTGEFDRSKGQTVMEQLIQSNPDITAVYAENDEMGIGAVTALRAAGKTPGEDVKVVSVDGTRNAVQLVADGAYNAVIESNPRFGPLAFQTLQDFADGKAIPENVIISDDQYDESNATAKLGNAY
- a CDS encoding LacI family DNA-binding transcriptional regulator — protein: MATLKDVAALAGVSVKTVSNVVNGHAFVKAENRRRVEEALIATGYRPNLGARNLRRGRTGFLALVLPELGIPYFAELAGLVLRAAQEHEWNVLIEQTLGTRQGERATLASLGAHLIDGAIVSPEALLEGDFAALAPGIPVVMLGEHTVDLPIDRVGIDNVRAAEEAVRHLVGLGRTRIAAIGAHPYRDTAAQRLRGYRSALAAAGLPVRDELVATALNYHRGDGATAMARLLALPEPPDAVFCFNDLLAVGALRTAAEHGRRVPEDVAVVGFDNNEEGAFGRPSLTTVAPDKVAIAEAAVDLLRKRVEDTALTPEEVRTPFRLVVRESTGG